The following are encoded in a window of Pseudomonas graminis genomic DNA:
- the oadA gene encoding sodium-extruding oxaloacetate decarboxylase subunit alpha: MSKKIFVTDTILRDAHQSLLATRMRTEDMLPICDKLDKVGYWSLEVWGGATFDACVRFLKEDPWERLRQLRAALPNTRLQMLLRGQNLLGYRHYSDDVVRAFVAKAADNGIDVFRIFDAMNDVRNLRVAVEAVKASGKHAQGTIAYTTSPVHTIDAFVAQAKEMEAMGCDSVAIKDMAGLLTPYATGELVKALKAEQSLPVFIHSHDTAGLAAMCQLKAIENGADHIDTAISSFAWGTSHPGTESMVAALKGSEFDTGLDLELLQEIGLYFYAVRKKYHQFESEFTAVDTRVQVNQVPGGMISNLANQLKEQGALNRMGEVLAEIPRVRKDLGYPPLVTPTSQIVGTQAFFNVLAGERYKTITNEVKLYLTGGYGKAPGQVDETLRRQAIGNEELIDVRPADLLKPEMTKLRGEIGALASTEEDVLTYAMFPDIGRKFLEERAVGTLAPEPLLPIPEPGAVAKAGGEGVPTEFVIDVHGESYRVDITGVGVKAEGKRHFYLSIDGMPEEVVFEPLNEFVGSGIGKRAQASKPGHVSTSMPGNIVDVLVKEGDAVRAGQAVLITEAMKMETEVQAAIAGKVVAIHVAKGDRVNPGEILVEIEG; this comes from the coding sequence ATGTCCAAGAAAATCTTCGTCACCGACACTATTCTGCGCGACGCCCACCAGTCTCTTCTGGCGACCCGCATGCGCACCGAGGACATGCTGCCGATCTGCGACAAGCTCGACAAAGTCGGCTACTGGTCGCTGGAAGTGTGGGGCGGTGCGACCTTCGACGCCTGCGTGCGCTTCCTGAAGGAAGACCCGTGGGAGCGCCTGCGCCAATTGCGCGCGGCGCTCCCCAACACACGTCTGCAAATGCTGCTTCGCGGCCAGAACCTGCTGGGGTATCGCCACTACAGCGATGACGTGGTCAGGGCATTCGTCGCCAAGGCGGCAGACAACGGTATCGACGTGTTCCGCATCTTCGATGCCATGAACGACGTGCGCAACCTGCGGGTGGCGGTTGAAGCCGTGAAAGCTTCCGGGAAGCATGCCCAAGGCACGATCGCGTACACCACCAGCCCGGTGCACACCATCGACGCGTTTGTGGCGCAGGCTAAAGAGATGGAAGCGATGGGCTGTGATTCAGTCGCGATCAAGGACATGGCCGGTCTGCTGACCCCTTATGCCACGGGCGAGTTGGTCAAGGCGCTGAAGGCCGAGCAATCGCTGCCGGTGTTCATCCACTCCCACGACACGGCGGGTCTGGCCGCGATGTGCCAGCTCAAGGCCATCGAAAACGGTGCCGACCATATCGACACCGCGATCTCGAGCTTCGCTTGGGGCACCAGTCACCCCGGCACCGAATCGATGGTCGCGGCCCTGAAAGGCAGCGAATTCGACACCGGTCTGGACTTGGAGCTGCTGCAGGAAATCGGCCTGTATTTTTATGCCGTGCGTAAGAAGTATCACCAGTTCGAAAGCGAATTCACGGCGGTCGATACCCGCGTGCAGGTTAACCAAGTGCCGGGCGGCATGATCTCCAACCTCGCCAACCAGCTCAAAGAGCAGGGCGCGTTGAACCGCATGGGCGAAGTGCTGGCCGAGATTCCGCGGGTGCGCAAAGACTTGGGCTATCCGCCGTTGGTGACCCCGACTTCCCAGATCGTCGGCACCCAGGCGTTTTTCAACGTGCTGGCCGGCGAGCGGTACAAAACCATCACCAATGAAGTGAAGCTTTACCTGACGGGCGGCTACGGCAAGGCACCGGGGCAGGTGGACGAGACGCTGCGCCGTCAGGCCATCGGCAATGAAGAGCTGATCGACGTGCGCCCGGCCGACCTGCTGAAGCCGGAAATGACCAAGCTGCGCGGCGAAATCGGCGCGTTGGCCAGCACCGAAGAGGACGTGCTCACGTACGCGATGTTCCCGGACATCGGCCGCAAGTTTCTCGAAGAGCGTGCGGTGGGCACTCTGGCGCCAGAGCCTCTGCTGCCGATTCCAGAGCCGGGTGCAGTGGCGAAAGCAGGCGGCGAAGGCGTCCCGACCGAATTCGTGATCGATGTTCACGGTGAAAGCTACCGCGTCGATATCACCGGCGTAGGCGTCAAGGCCGAGGGCAAGCGTCACTTCTATCTGTCCATTGATGGCATGCCAGAAGAAGTGGTGTTCGAGCCACTCAATGAGTTCGTCGGCAGTGGCATCGGCAAGCGTGCGCAGGCCAGCAAACCGGGCCACGTCAGCACTTCGATGCCGGGAAACATCGTCGACGTGCTGGTGAAAGAGGGCGATGCCGTCCGCGCCGGTCAGGCAGTGCTGATCACCGAAGCGATGAAGATGGAGACCGAAGTCCAGGCTGCAATCGCTGGCAAGGTTGTGGCCATCCACGTCGCGAAAGGCGATCGCGTAAACCCGGGCGAGATATTGGTCGAAATCGAGGGCTGA
- a CDS encoding GNAT family N-acetyltransferase yields the protein MSDLTQWQPASLPDTRTLQGRFIRLEKLDVACHGDGLWKALEGPAADRRLWDYLFVGPFPERSGFDDYLAGLEGSTDPWFYTVVDQQTGAIDGFLSLMSIVPNAGRIEIGHVTFGASMQRTPKATEAVYLLAKESFSLGNRRLEWKCNANNARSKRAAERFGFSFEGTFRQHSVFRGQNRDTAWYSIIDSEWPAVQQAFETWLSVDNFRDGQQIRTLEQLRGN from the coding sequence ATGTCGGATCTCACTCAGTGGCAACCGGCCAGTCTGCCGGACACGCGCACGCTGCAAGGACGCTTTATTCGTCTGGAAAAACTCGACGTCGCCTGCCATGGCGATGGCCTGTGGAAGGCACTGGAAGGTCCGGCCGCTGACCGCAGGTTGTGGGATTACCTGTTCGTGGGCCCTTTTCCTGAGCGCAGCGGATTCGATGATTACCTCGCAGGCCTGGAAGGCTCGACCGATCCGTGGTTCTACACCGTCGTCGACCAACAGACCGGGGCCATCGACGGCTTTCTGAGCTTGATGTCCATCGTCCCGAACGCAGGGCGCATCGAAATTGGCCACGTGACCTTTGGCGCCTCGATGCAACGCACGCCAAAAGCCACAGAGGCGGTTTATCTCCTGGCGAAGGAATCTTTCTCGCTGGGCAATCGCCGCCTGGAATGGAAATGCAACGCCAACAACGCCCGCTCCAAACGTGCGGCCGAACGATTCGGGTTCAGCTTCGAGGGCACATTCCGCCAGCATTCGGTATTCAGAGGCCAGAATCGCGACACGGCCTGGTACTCGATCATCGACAGCGAATGGCCGGCGGTGCAGCAGGCGTTCGAAACATGGTTGTCTGTGGATAACTTTAGGGACGGTCAGCAGATCAGAACGCTGGAGCAGCTGCGCGGCAACTGA
- a CDS encoding GNAT family N-acetyltransferase — protein MPDLHIRPVTAKDHDAWLPLWQAYLTFYKTTLADAVSQSTWQRFLDNNEPTNAALAWQDGKAVGMVHFIYHRSNWSISNACYLQDLLVVPEQRGTGVGRQLIEYVYATAKRDGADKVHWLTHETNATAIQLYERIAERPGYIQFRKPL, from the coding sequence GTGCCTGACCTCCACATCCGCCCCGTCACCGCCAAAGATCACGACGCTTGGTTGCCGTTGTGGCAGGCCTATCTGACCTTCTACAAAACCACGCTGGCCGATGCGGTTTCACAGAGCACCTGGCAGCGGTTTCTGGACAACAACGAGCCCACCAACGCCGCCCTCGCCTGGCAGGATGGCAAAGCGGTAGGCATGGTGCATTTTATTTATCACCGCTCGAACTGGAGTATCAGCAATGCCTGCTACTTGCAGGACTTGTTGGTGGTGCCGGAACAGCGCGGCACGGGCGTTGGCCGCCAACTGATCGAATACGTCTACGCGACCGCCAAAAGGGACGGCGCCGACAAAGTCCATTGGCTCACCCACGAAACCAACGCAACCGCGATTCAGCTCTACGAGCGCATCGCAGAGCGCCCGGGCTATATTCAATTTCGCAAACCGTTGTAA
- a CDS encoding FMN-binding negative transcriptional regulator — MYTPSYFKDENLVSLHGQIESTRLTTLVTFDETGLQASHIPLLLEPTQGPQGTLYGHLAKANPQWKALETGAQALLIFQGADAYISPSFYAAKAEHGKVVPTWNYLAVHAYGRADVFTDPERLLRIVTGLTDKHEASRAEPWAVTDAPADYIEKMLNGIVGFSIPIERLEGKRKLNQNRSAEDIAGVSKGLALSQDPSDLKIAQLMS, encoded by the coding sequence ATGTACACGCCCAGCTATTTCAAAGATGAAAACCTCGTCAGCCTGCACGGGCAGATCGAATCCACGCGCCTGACGACACTGGTCACGTTTGACGAGACCGGCTTGCAGGCGAGCCATATTCCCTTGTTGCTCGAACCGACGCAGGGTCCGCAAGGCACGCTGTACGGGCATCTGGCCAAGGCCAATCCGCAGTGGAAAGCCCTTGAGACAGGCGCTCAAGCGCTGCTGATTTTCCAGGGTGCGGACGCCTACATCAGCCCCTCTTTTTACGCCGCCAAAGCCGAACACGGCAAAGTGGTGCCTACGTGGAATTACCTGGCGGTGCATGCCTACGGCCGTGCCGATGTGTTCACTGATCCAGAGCGACTGTTGCGGATCGTCACCGGCCTGACCGACAAGCACGAGGCCAGCCGCGCCGAACCCTGGGCCGTGACCGACGCTCCGGCCGATTACATCGAGAAAATGCTCAACGGCATTGTCGGCTTCTCGATTCCCATCGAGCGGCTGGAAGGCAAACGCAAGCTCAACCAGAACCGCAGCGCCGAAGATATCGCCGGCGTCAGCAAAGGCCTGGCACTGAGCCAGGACCCATCCGATCTGAAAATCGCTCAGTTGATGAGCTAG